DNA sequence from the Penicillium psychrofluorescens genome assembly, chromosome: 3 genome:
CGAAGACCTCACTCACGCTGGGGTCACGGTGGAGGTTTGCCGATGTGATATTTCCAACCAGCAGAGCGTGGAACAAAATTTGGCTCCATTGCTCAGCCGATCACCTCCTGTTCGTGGCGTCATCTATGGTGCTATGGTCCTTCGGGTACATATTTTGACATTCTTATCATTTTTGACTTGCATGCTAATTTTTCTCAGGATACGCTGTTTGAAAAAATGAGCTTCGAAGACTATGAAACCGTTGTGCGCCCCAGAGTTCACGGAATCTGGAACATGCAACGTGCCTTGCAGAACACCAAAAACGTTGAAAATATTGATTTCTTCGTGACACTCTCTTCCGCCGCCAGTTTTGTTGGAAACCTGGGCCAGTCAGCATACAGCGCCAGCGGAACATTTATGGCGGCACTCGCCCAATATCCCGACACAGCGAAGATGCCATGTACAACGATTGACCTTCCCATTGTTCGTGGGGTGGGATACCTGGCAGACGACGAAAAGCGCGAGCAAATAGCCGCGCAACTCGGCACCGAATCTGTTGATGCAAACGATATTCGCGGCCTTGTTGCTGCCGCAATACGAAAGGAAATGCAGGAGACATGCGATGGTCACTGTGTGGTAGGATTTGACGGTGTCAAGACTACCCCAGCGACTGAGCAGCCATTCTGGGTGAACGATACCAAGCTGTCTCATCTCCTGCGTCTGTCAACCCTCGCTGAAGCAGGGACGCTTGCCGATGCCGCGCAGGGCAGCACGGACATCTCACCCGCTTCTGCAGTCCGGCAGTCTCGAGCCCGCGAGACCGCCTCCGCAGTCATTGCCACTGCAGTATTACAGAAAATCTCCAGCATTCTCATGCGTCCTGCGGAGGAACTGGACCCAACAGTGCCCATCTCTGTTTATGGGCTGGACTCGCTGGTTGCCATTGAGATCAGAAACTGGATCAcgcgcgagctggaggccaATCTGCAGATTCTCGAAATCTTAACAAGTGATTCTGTTCCGGCTCTCGCTGAGCTGATCCTCCGAAAGTCAGGCATTTTGACCCCCGAAGTAAAGGCGGAGTGGGGATTGAGCAAGCCTGAGGTCCTGGTaaatggagatggaaaaCATTGACAGGGGTACCGAAAATAATTTGTGCCTTGGCACTGTGTCAAGGATTGTATTCTAATCTGTTTTCTTTGTGATTGTGTTAGAGAGTTGTATTTTACTTTGCTTTCATTTTTAATTTTGTTAGAACAAAGATTGATGTTCACCATTTGTATTTGATTTACTATTGGCGCATGAAACTTTAGATAACAAGGCGAAgcaaacaagaagaaaattCAAATGAATGATAAAGACCAAACACTGCCTAGGTTCTCATAGATCTCAGAATAGTTAATTCACACAATATGTCTGCTGGGCTTTGCTACGTGAAACATTTATCATGTCTATGCTTATCTTGGTACCAGGACCGACACGACAGAGGTTCACAAACTTCACCAACTCTCCATTTATGACAATGCAGTGTGCTCCCTTGCTCCCGGTGCACCATTGCCCAAAGGAAGCCTCACAAACACTCTCATCTGGCTGCCAATTTCCCGTCCCGTTGTTATGGAAGCATGTTCCCACGCTATAGTTCCCGGTATTTGCATAATAGGGCAATGCTTGGGTGGCGCCAGCTAGAGAAACCAGAAATAGCTTATTCCAGCCCCAAAGCATCGTGATTCACGGAAGACTGTGAGCCAATCACCTATTAGCAAAGCGGGGATCCGAGGGAGAAACAGATAACCTACAGAGGAGCAAGTATTTCACACTAGAATAGGTGAGACAGGGTATTGGAAGATTTGAGTACTTGAAAATCCAAAAGGGTAGAAGGGGCATGCATATTTATACCATAGCTTCCACCACCTGAACCAGAGCAGACAAACTTCGCTAGTAGAAGGATCGCTACACCTCTACCGTGTAACAGTGCCTTGAATACCTACTGTGTGATATCTTCCGCATGGTTGCTGCTGATCTACCAAGAGCATTTGTATAAATAAGTGCCAAGAGTGCCAAGCGCTACTCAAAGGGTCGTTGACAACACAACATAGGTGAAGCATGGCATACCCCACCATCGCACAGGTATAGCGCGGTGAAGATCTCGAACCTCTCGAATCAGAGATCCCCAGCGGAGAGCAGATAACTGGTCTGAGGGAGCTCATCGCATGCTCATTGGATCATAAGCCGCGTCAGGATAAGAGGTGAGTACATAGCCTCGGAGATATGTAACTTACGTCAGTCCCCTTCCCAACCCCGCCTTGATTGCTTCTTTATCAACTTTTAATCCCGTCAATGAAAAACAGTAGTTGCAACCGGTCATGCGGGCACCTGAACTGGACCGGAATCGCTTCTTTAGGCCGCGATGATCAAGTTCTACTCTCACTTGAATGTTACCTCGCTGTTTAATACTTATCTCGATTTTTGGCAACCAGTTTGCAACCATCTCAAATACTCTCGCTGCCATTACTGCAAGTAGAAAGAAAACATGTTGTAAATTTTCAATTAAAGAAGCATGAGTGTCCTAGACCTACTCCGAGCCGCAGCCAAGAAGTAGGTAGTCATGTATCGCAACGAAGATTAAAGCACAATCTGTCCTACTCCGACACTCCACATCCGCCCTTAGGGCCTAGGTTCCTAAACACGACTCCTCCGGTACGATCGTGATGCACAAATGCAATCAggcatcgacatcgtcctcgaTCTTTTCAGTGACAGTTCCATCGCGTTGAACGACAACCTTGTCGAGGCTCTTGGACGCCTTGACAGGGTTGGGCTGCTGGTACAACCACTCAAGTTCCTCAAGGGTACGGCCCTGGGACTCAACACTATTGCAAGAATAAGCATTTGCGTGGTCGGTGTCAGAGCATCGGGAGCAACTTACCAGAAGAAATACCAAATCACGGACTCGATCAGGTCCCAGCCGACGAAAATCCAGAAGTAGTTTGTCGAGATATTTCCCAACCCAATAGGGGTGGCAAATTGACTGATAAAACCAGTGGCGTTGACCATGAATCCGGAGAGAGCCAGACCCTTGGCACGAGTCGTTGTTTCTAAAGCTTCGGCCGGCATGACACCCTGCAGTGGAGTGTAGGTGAAGGAATATATCACGTTGAAGAGGTAATAAAATGCCAGTGCAGCTTGGCCCTTTTGGTGACTGATACTACCGGTCTGCGCAATTGGAACGGAAATGGCAGCTTGAATAGCGATAGCGATAGCACAAGCTGTTGACCCAGTTAGCTTTTGTGGACACTAAAAGCTCTGTGAGCTAAGAGTGACAAGACGGGAACTTACCAATGGTGCCAAAAACCAGAACCGGACGACGGGGCATTTTGTCGGTGAAGCGGACAGCCGTAAGGGCACCCACCGCCGAGATAATACTGTTGACAAGAGTCAATAGCAGCTGCATGGAGCTGGAAGTGTAGCCGAGAGTCTTGAAGATAGTCGAGTTGAAGTAACCGAGACCATTGCCAGACCACTGTCCAAAGATGGAGATCATGATGACCTGCAAGAAACGCCAGCGGCCGCTGTGTGACGTAAAGAAGGGACGGTCTGCAGTGGTTGTCAGAAGTAAGAATCGAGACGGAACAATATCAACTCACAATCCCACCAGCGCTTGTCAATACCATCAATTCGAATACCTTCGCGCATTTCTTCGATCTCCAATCGGACGAGACGAGCGTTGGGATTACCATTGCCGTGATATTTGGTCAGGAAGGCAATAGCCTCCTCTTCATGGCCGTGGGCGAGCTGCCAACGTGGAGACTCGGGAATAAACCAGATAGAGACAATAACAATAACAGATGCAAAGCACTGGCAG
Encoded proteins:
- a CDS encoding uncharacterized protein (ID:PFLUO_005217-T1.cds;~source:funannotate) encodes the protein MSDVKAQEEVHGISTAHEETPRVIAGYGETAKREGATTKEVHSAELYAALEETKIEPWSKDSIHLYFAIFVAFLCACANGYDGSLMSSIMAMKHFQKVIPIGMTGEKVSVATSMYTVGNMVATPFSAVISDRLGRRKCMFIGGWIIIIGSIIAATTTSIAQFVVGRFVLGMGIQVMVVSAPAYAVEISPPHWRGRAVGFYNCGWFGGSIPAAAITYGTNFIDNNYSWKVPLICQCFASVIVIVSIWFIPESPRWQLAHGHEEEAIAFLTKYHGNGNPNARLVRLEIEEMREGIRIDGIDKRWWDYRPFFTSHSGRWRFLQVIMISIFGQWSGNGLGYFNSTIFKTLGYTSSSMQLLLTLVNSIISAVGALTAVRFTDKMPRRPVLVFGTIACAIAIAIQAAISVPIAQTGSISHQKGQAALAFYYLFNVIYSFTYTPLQGVMPAEALETTTRAKGLALSGFMVNATGFISQFATPIGLGNISTNYFWIFVGWDLIESVIWYFFCVESQGRTLEELEWLYQQPNPVKASKSLDKVVVQRDGTVTEKIEDDVDA